One genomic region from Rosa rugosa chromosome 1, drRosRugo1.1, whole genome shotgun sequence encodes:
- the LOC133744222 gene encoding mitogen-activated protein kinase kinase kinase 18-like codes for MDWTRGHTVGRGSSAAVSLATSSGSGSKVFAVKSAELSESDFLQREQKVLSSLSSPHVVSYLGHDITRENNKLMYNIFMEYVAGGTIIDAIRNRGGQFEESALGFYTRQIAKGLEYLHSVGLVHCDIKGRNILVGEEGPKIADFGCARWADPAAEAVPIGGTPMFMSPEVARGEEQGFPCDVWALGCTVIEMATGGSVPWPNAADPVTLLYRIAYSGESPEIPSFLSNQARDFLAKCFMRDPKERWAVTQLLKHPFLEEMMIINSTSSTKQVQESTTSSFSPTSILDQGIWNSLQESETLGNLVDHPGVENSYPDDRIRRLSLFSGMLRWSSDEDYWITVRGNDCGESNPIVNDGEAQVDVIDSKISCRDINLNNIGACKSRKISSSSNSNSSSTSSVVALSNLILERHKGNLLFPSIPILY; via the coding sequence ATGGACTGGACTAGAGGCCACACCGTTGGCCGTGGCTCCTCCGCCGCTGTCTCCCTCGCCACCTCTTCCGGCTCCGGCTCCAAAGTCTTTGCAGTCAAGTCTGCCGAGCTCTCCGAATCTGATTTCTTGCAAAGGGAGCAAAAAGTTCTCTCTTCTTTGAGCAGTCCTCATGTGGTAAGCTATTTAGGACATGACATTACTAGAGAGAACAACAAGCTCATGTACAATATCTTCATGGAGTACGTGGCCGGCGGCACGATCATCGATGCAATTCGCAACCGTGGAGGCCAGTTTGAAGAATCAGCACTCGGGTTTTACACGAGGCAAATTGCCAAGGGGCTAGAGTACTTGCATTCAGTTGGATTAGTACATTGTGACATAAAAGGAAGGAACATCTTGGTTGGAGAAGAGGGTCCGAAAATTGCCGACTTTGGATGCGCCAGGTGGGCTGATCCTGCGGCTGAGGCAGTGCCAATAGGCGGCACGCCGATGTTTATGTCACCGGAGGTGGCGCGTGGGGAGGAGCAGGGTTTTCCTTGTGATGTTTGGGCTCTTGGGTGCACAGTCATCGAAATGGCTACCGGAGGATCAGTGCCGTGGCCTAATGCAGCTGACCCAGTAACTCTTCTTTACCGGATTGCATACTCCGGTGAGTCGCCGGAGATTCCGAGTTTTCTTTCAAATCAAGCAAGGGATTTCTTGGCAAAGTGTTTCATGAGGGACCCAAAAGAGAGGTGGGCGGTTACACAACTTCTAAAGCATCCGTTTCTTGAGGAAATGATGATCATCAATTCTACTAGTAGTACAAAGCAAGTTCAAGAATCCACTACTTCTTCATTTTCTCCAACAAGTATTCTTGATCAAGGGATATGGAATTCATTACAAGAATCAGAAACTTTGGGCAACCTTGTGGATCACCCAGGTGTTGAAAATTCGTACCCCGACGATCGGATCAGACGGCTGTCCTTGTTTTCAGGGATGCTCAGGTGGAGTTCTGATGAGGACTATTGGATCACAGTTAGGGGGAATGATTGTGGGGAAAGCAACCCAATTGTGAATGATGGTGAAGCTCAAGTTGATGTGATTGATAGCAAAATTAGTTGTAGAGATATTAATTTGAATAATATAGGAGCCTGTAAAAGTAGGAAAATTAGTAGCAGTAGTAATAGCAATAGCAGTAGTACTAGTAGTGTAGTAGCTTTGAGCAATCTCATTTTGGAGAGGCACAAAGGCAATCTGTTATTTCCTTCAATACCAATTCTCTAttaa